The Pseudophryne corroboree isolate aPseCor3 chromosome 2, aPseCor3.hap2, whole genome shotgun sequence genome has a segment encoding these proteins:
- the LOC134996959 gene encoding putative nuclease HARBI1, with protein sequence MSIYIAAEALPPQPTPALPPQPQAPQPQPAPHQPRQRRRARPPIFRTRVLLFGMPDDVVVRRYRLPPHLILDTLSIIESDLESEIRYPTAIPPLTQFLAVLHFLATASYQHVVGDLVGMSQGQFSKVLRRVCQAFLKRVKQFIDMPLDVGALDVVKRQFAEGGSRFPHVIGVVDGTHVAIQPPRHNEEIFRNRKLFHSLNVMVVCGPSLQILSLNAKFTGSSHDAYVIRQSGIWQRLRSSQRADMWLLGDRGYPCTPWLMTPYRNPRPGPQMAFNSALTATRQLVERTIGVLKGRFRVLHRTGGDIMYSPEMASKIVVLCAILHNIAVRSSVELPQAEELPDEEPGVGPRFGGGSVTRRGSQVRARIVAEYFS encoded by the exons atgtcaatatatattgcagcagaagccctacctccccaacccacgccagcactcccaccccaaccgcaagccccacaaccacagccggctcctcatcaaccaaggcaacggaggcgtgctaggccaccaattttccgaacccgtgtcctactttttgggatgccagatgatgtggtggtgcgtagataccggctgccaccacatctaatcctagacactctctccataatagagagtgatctggagtctgaaattcggtatcctacagcaataccaccattgacacaattccttgcagtgttacattttttggctacagcctcatatcagcatgttgtgggagacctggttggcatgtcgcagggccagttcagtaaggtcctgcggcgtgtctgccaggctttcctaaagcgggtgaagcagttcattgatatgcctttggatgttggtgccctagatgtggtgaagcggcaatttgcggaaggtggtagtcgcttcccacatgttattggggttgtggatggcacacatgttgctattcagccaccaagacataatgaagaaatttttcgaaacaggaaactgtttcattctctgaatgtaatggttgtttgtgggccatccctccagatcctttccctgaatgcaaagtttactggaagttcccatgatgcatatgtcattagacaatcagggatatggcagagattaagatcaagtcaacgagcagacatgtggttattgg gagaccgtggatatccttgcaccccctggctcatgactccttaccgtaatcccaggccaggaccacagatggcatttaactccgcgcttactgccactaggcagctggtggagcgcacaattggtgtccttaaagggcggtttcgtgtgctccaccgcactggtggcgacatcatgtattcgccggagatggcaagtaaaatagtggtcctgtgcgcaatactacataatatcgcggtaaggagtagtgtagagcttcctcaggcagaggaattgcctgatgaggagccaggggttggtccacgcttcggtggggggagtgtgacacggagggggagccaagtgagggcaagaattgttgcagaatatttcag ctga